The region CCCTTGAAGCCGCGATAGATGAGATTGTAGACAAGGTTGTTAGGCCACTTGATCAGGCGGCGCGCCAGGGGGATCAGGGCCGGGAACTCAATACAGAGCGCAAAGAACTTGTGCAGGTTCTCAAACTCGCGCTTCGTCTGGCCCTTGTTGATGGGGGACTCGACCTGATAGGACGCATGTTGCTTGTGGGTCGCGTCCAGATAGCCTTTTTTGACGCAATAATGCCAAAGCGCGGTGCGGGGATAGGGTTGGAAAATGGAGGCCCAGGCGTAAGCGGGTTTGACCCGTGCGTTGACCGCAATGGTCTCGAAGGCATTCTCCACTGTCTCGTCCGGCAACCCGACCATATTCTGGGTCATAATGGAAATGCCGTATTTGTGGAACAAATCTGCCGCTTCGACGATTTTGGCATTCGTCATGTCGCGATTAAGCACGATTTTGCGGAGTTCCTCGTTGCCGCTCTCAATGCCCATGGCGATGGTGACGCAATTGGCCAGCTTGAGGGACTTGACCACCTCTTCATTCACGAGGTTGGCACGGACGTAGCAGATCATGGGCAGGCCCACCCGCTTGCTGTAGACCTCGGCGAACTCCTTGAGCCAGACACGGTTCATGATGAAAAGGTCATCGTGGAAATACACAATCTTGAGCGGGTAGTGCTTGCGAACCTCTTCCAATTCCTGGACGACGTTCTCCACGCTGCGTAGCCGGCAATATTGTGTCTCGTTGGCTTCCTCGCGATACATCTTCTTCAGCTTGTGGTTAAAGCAGTAGGCGCAGTCATAGGGACAGCCACGGCCGGCAAGGAAGTGCTTCACGCTGCTGTGGGCATAGGCGTAATACTTCAGGAATGAGGCCCGGTTGGGGAAGGGGAGCGAGTCCAGCGAGTGATTCAGCGGCATGATCTGGTTCTTGATCACTTCGCCATTCTTTTTGACCCAAAGGTTGGGGAGCATCGAATAATCCTCACCCGCCTGCATCTTGTTCAATAAAGCCACGATCGCATCGTCACCCTCCCCGCGGCAGATGATGTCGACCTCGGGTTCGTCAATGATCTCGGGGAAAAACGTGGGATGCGGACCGCCCAGGATGGAAATGAACGTGGCGTGTTTGCGGAGGCGGCGGATAAGTTCCAGGTAATAGGGCTCTGAACCGCTGGTGACCGAGAAGCCGATCACGTCCGGCTTGTATTCGGCGACGGCCTTGAACAGGTTGGGTTCCAGGTTGGTCAGGAACAGGTCCGACTCATGGCCATGCTTTTTGACATTGGCGATCAGGCACATGATCCCCATGGGGTCGGTGATATCAAGTGAGGCCGTTTTATAGACAAATAAACACTTCATTGGTATAAGCCCGTGTAATCGTTGTAAGTAATCCGTACAAAAAGCGTCGACAATATATTCGGTCAGGACGGCGGCAACAAGTTAAATGAATGGGAAGCAGGCTGAATGAATAGAATTACCGTACTTCACCTGTGTGAACATTTTGGCGATAAGCAGGTCTCTTTTCATGGGGTCTCACGGCTGTTTGAGCTCTGGCTTCCCGCCTTTGACGCCAGCCGGTTCAAGGTGCTTTTGTGCAGCCGGAAAGGACCTGGAGAGTTGGCGGATCTCCGGCTCAGGGCGGCCGGCATTGAGCCGCTCTACCTCGGGTATGGCAAGATGGACCCCCGGAACCTGTTCAAGCTGATCGGGATCATGCGGCGTGCGGACGTGGATATCCTCCATGTCCACGGCTATGGCGCCTCGACGTGGGGCCGGATTGCCGGCGTTCTGCTGCGTAAGCCGGTGATTGTCCACGAACATTGCAACTATGGAACGGTGCCGGTCTTTCAGCGTCCGGTGGAGTGGCTGTTAGGTCACTTCACCCGTTATGCCTATGCCGTCTCTGAATCCACCCGCACCTTTACCGTGGAGAAGCGTCATATTCCGGCGGCGCTGGTGGAGACGCTGTATAGCGGGATTCCCCTGGCCCAGATTCGCAAGGCGGATCCGGAGTGGGTGCGGGCCTTCCGCGCGGAGCAGGGCCGGAAGCCCTCCGATAAAATCCTGGGAGTGGTGGGACGGCTCGAAAGTCACAAGGGGCATCTGGATGCCTTCAAGGCGTTGCAGGGGATATTGAAAAAACGAGCGGATGTCTATCTGTGGGTGCTGGGGAACGGCCGATATGAAGAGAGGCTGCGCGAGTGGGTTAAGGAAAACGGTCTGACGGATCGCATCACTTTTCTCGGCTACCGGAATGACGTGGTCAAGGTGATCCAATGCTTTGACGTCCAGCTTTTCCCGAGTCATCAGGAGGGCACGCCCAGTACCTTGTTCGAGGGGATGGCGGTGGGCAATGCCTGTGTGGCCTCCACGGCGGACGGTCAGGGCGAGATTCTGTCCCATGAGAAGGAGGCCCTGCTGTTCGCGCCGGGTGATGTGGAGGAGATGACCCGGCATACCCTGCGTCTGCTGGATGATCCCGGCCTGATGAAGCACCTGCGTCAGCAGGCCCTGGTCCGCATTCAGGCGTTTGACATGAAGCGCTGCCTCGACCAGATGGAACGCAAGTACGAAGAGATTGTGTGATTACCGCATTCGTGAAATCTGGCGGTTGGCCAGGAAGAAATCAAGGCGGGCGAGCAGGAAGTGCGAGAGGCGCTCGAGCAGTTTTTCCCAATAACTTCGGGATTTTCCCCAGATGGCCGGATTGATTTTCCGGCAATGGGGCAGATAGCTGCGGAAGATTTCGCGCGCCTCCTGGGCCAGGCGCCCGTCTTCGATCCGGATCAGTAATTCGTAATTGATGCTCAGGCTGCGGGTATCCAGGTTGGCGGACCCGACATACACCACCTTGTCGGCCACAATCAGTTTGGTGTGGAGGATCTGGGCATGATATTCCTGAATTCCCACGCCGGCCTTCAGCAGGCGTTGGTACAGGGCGCGTCCGGCATAACGGGACATGGCGACATCCGTTTTGCCGGCGGTGATGATCTGCACATCCCGGCCCTGGCGCGCAGACCGGATCAGGCTTTTGCGGATCCGGCGGGTGGGCAGGAAGTAGGCCGAGATGATGCGGATGGAGCGGGCGTGCTGGAGATCCCGCAGTAACGCGAGCTTGATGGTGTTGTCGATTCCGCCGGGGCCGCTGGCCAGAAGCGAGGGGACCGGCCCCTCCTGTTTGCGCTTGAGAAACCTGGGGCGCCGCAATCGCAGGCGGGGCAGTTGGTGATGCCTGAATTGAGCGATCGTGAACATCCGTTCAAAGGAGGCGGCCAGATCGCGCACGACGTGGCCGGTCAGGCGCAGGCCGAGATCCCGCCACCCGTGGGTCACCCCGTCGCCCGTTTCACTGGAGGAGATATTAAAGCCACTCACGAAGCCCGCCTTGTTGTCACAGACCAGGCATTTTCGGTGATTCCGGAAGGCGATGCGGTTGAGCGACAGGGGGTTGAAATAAGCCACCTCGCCCCCTGCGGTGCGAACCGATTCCCAGTAATCGGAGGGCAGGTTCATGGACCCAAAGGCATCCAGCAGGACTTTAACCCGCACCCCACGGTTCAGGGCGGCCAGCAGCGCTTTCCGGATATCATCGCCCGGATAGCCGGCATCATAAATGTAGGTTTCCAGCCGGACCGACTCTTTTGCTTTTTCAATTTCCGAGAGGAGGGCGCGATAGAAGGCATCGCCCGTCTGATACCACTGGTAGGGAGCATTCATGTCTCTAACATCTGGCTGAGGGTCAGCAGGAAATCGCGGTTATCGGCGCTGAGGTA is a window of bacterium DNA encoding:
- a CDS encoding radical SAM protein; translated protein: MKCLFVYKTASLDITDPMGIMCLIANVKKHGHESDLFLTNLEPNLFKAVAEYKPDVIGFSVTSGSEPYYLELIRRLRKHATFISILGGPHPTFFPEIIDEPEVDIICRGEGDDAIVALLNKMQAGEDYSMLPNLWVKKNGEVIKNQIMPLNHSLDSLPFPNRASFLKYYAYAHSSVKHFLAGRGCPYDCAYCFNHKLKKMYREEANETQYCRLRSVENVVQELEEVRKHYPLKIVYFHDDLFIMNRVWLKEFAEVYSKRVGLPMICYVRANLVNEEVVKSLKLANCVTIAMGIESGNEELRKIVLNRDMTNAKIVEAADLFHKYGISIMTQNMVGLPDETVENAFETIAVNARVKPAYAWASIFQPYPRTALWHYCVKKGYLDATHKQHASYQVESPINKGQTKREFENLHKFFALCIEFPALIPLARRLIKWPNNLVYNLIYRGFKGYTHIFRLKMSSGELGFFVYLWGIMLYKLRRAMGRTY
- a CDS encoding glycosyltransferase; its protein translation is MNRITVLHLCEHFGDKQVSFHGVSRLFELWLPAFDASRFKVLLCSRKGPGELADLRLRAAGIEPLYLGYGKMDPRNLFKLIGIMRRADVDILHVHGYGASTWGRIAGVLLRKPVIVHEHCNYGTVPVFQRPVEWLLGHFTRYAYAVSESTRTFTVEKRHIPAALVETLYSGIPLAQIRKADPEWVRAFRAEQGRKPSDKILGVVGRLESHKGHLDAFKALQGILKKRADVYLWVLGNGRYEERLREWVKENGLTDRITFLGYRNDVVKVIQCFDVQLFPSHQEGTPSTLFEGMAVGNACVASTADGQGEILSHEKEALLFAPGDVEEMTRHTLRLLDDPGLMKHLRQQALVRIQAFDMKRCLDQMERKYEEIV
- a CDS encoding phospholipase D-like domain-containing protein, which translates into the protein MNAPYQWYQTGDAFYRALLSEIEKAKESVRLETYIYDAGYPGDDIRKALLAALNRGVRVKVLLDAFGSMNLPSDYWESVRTAGGEVAYFNPLSLNRIAFRNHRKCLVCDNKAGFVSGFNISSSETGDGVTHGWRDLGLRLTGHVVRDLAASFERMFTIAQFRHHQLPRLRLRRPRFLKRKQEGPVPSLLASGPGGIDNTIKLALLRDLQHARSIRIISAYFLPTRRIRKSLIRSARQGRDVQIITAGKTDVAMSRYAGRALYQRLLKAGVGIQEYHAQILHTKLIVADKVVYVGSANLDTRSLSINYELLIRIEDGRLAQEAREIFRSYLPHCRKINPAIWGKSRSYWEKLLERLSHFLLARLDFFLANRQISRMR